The Raphanus sativus cultivar WK10039 chromosome 2, ASM80110v3, whole genome shotgun sequence genome includes a region encoding these proteins:
- the LOC108840910 gene encoding putative cysteine-rich repeat secretory protein 35 — protein MKFPYSLSKRFLFPILFMQFLITQSVSSLNLTNEYLNHKCLNQGKYNYGSEYENNLNSIFHDFSTSEYAETGFVDASLGKTIADFVNVALQCRGDSYRSNCRTCVNTAISGFRKRCPSNKGGIIWYDQCLLYITTVERKTPFKINYDNIFFMHNPNNVKGDAKLFAKRVRDFIYELTLKVMKITNNGELDFYAAGEKKLGKNKLYAMVQCNPLTRDCEKCLAWSIINLLKNNDTKQGGRVLGTNCNVRYELYPFLRS, from the exons atgAAATTTCCATATTCTCTATCCAAACGATTTTTGTTTCCTATTTTGTTCATGCAATTCCTCATCACACAAAGTGTTTCGTCACTGAACCTTACCAATGAATATCTCAACCACAAATGCCTCAATCAGGGGAAATATAACTACGGAAGTGAGTACGAGAACAATCTCAACTCGATCTTTCATGACTTTTCTACTAGTGAGTATGCTGAAACTGGTTTCGTAGACGCAAGTCTTGGAAAAACGATAGCCGATTTTGTTAATGTCGCTCTCCAATGTCGTGGTGACTCTTATAGATCTAATTGTCGTACATGCGTTAACACTGCAATTTCGGGG TTTCGTAAGAGATGTCCGAGTAACAAAGGAGGAATAATATGGTACGATCAATGTCTTCTCTATATTACTACAGTCGAAAGAAAGACTCCATTCAAGATTAATTAcgacaacattttttttatgcACAACCCAAATAACGTGAAAGGGGATGCAAAACTGTTCGCCAAGAGGGTGAGGGATTTTATCTATGAGCTAACACTTAAAGTCATGAAAATCACCAATAACGGTGAACTCGATTTTTACGCGGCGGGAGAAAAGAAGCTCgggaaaaataaattatatgcaATGGTGCAATGCAATCCACTAACAAGAGATTGTGAAAAATGTTTGGCATGGAGTAtcataaatcttttaaaaaacaaCGACACTAAACAAGGTGGGCGAGTTTTGGGTACGAATTGTAATGTAAGATATGAGCTATACCCTTTTCTTAGAAGTTAA
- the LOC108840948 gene encoding putative cysteine-rich repeat secretory protein 37: MNQSIKILLSSYINMSILALHYKNNYLRTRSITMKFSYSLSKRFSLPILILQFFIIHSVSSLNLTNDYLNHKCFLNQGKYKSGSEYDENLIWIFNDIRTVPYEVTGFSRLSVGKTPDDFVAVTSQCRGDTYESKCRTCIGTAISGFRKRCPSNKGGIIWYDQCLLYINTIKEKVPEPINYKNIISMYNPNNVRGDAELFATRVMEFFSELTLKVKKTTKYSLILYAAGEKKLGKNKLYAMVQCLELSMNCKSCLTWSISKLFKNEIKQGARVLGTNCDVRYELYPFLRS, from the exons ATGAACCAATCCATTAAAATTCTTCTGAGTTCCTATATAAATATGTCAATCTTAGCACTtcattataaaaataactatttgCGTACAAGATCAATAACAATGAAATTTTCATATTCTCTATCCAAACGATTTTCATTGCCTATTTTGATCCTACAATTCTTCATCATACATAGTGTTTCATCGTTAAACCTTACTAATGATTATCTCAACCATAAATGCTTCCTTAATCAAGGGAAGTATAAGTCTGGAAGTGAGTACGATGAAAACCTCATTTGGATCTTCAATGATATTCGTACAGTTCCTTATGAGGTAACCGGTTTCTCACGCTTAAGTGTTGGAAAAACGCCAGACGATTTTGTCGCCGTCACTTCCCAATGTCGTGGTGACACTTATGAGTCTAAATGCCGTACATGCATTGGTACAGCAATTTCAGGG TTTCGTAAAAGATGTCCGAGTAACAAAGGAGGAATAATTTGGTACGATCAATGTCTTCTCTATATTAATACGATCAAAGAAAAAGTTCCAGAACCGATTAATTACAAGAATATTATTTCTATGTACAACCCAAATAACGTGAGAGGGGATGCAGAACTGTTTGCTACGAGGGTTATGGAGTTTTTCTCTGAGCTAACACTTAAAGTCAAAAAGACCACCAAGTATAGCCTCATACTTTATGCGGCAGGGGAAAAAAAGCTcggaaaaaataaattatatgcaATGGTGCAATGTTTAGAGCTATCAATGAATTGCAAAAGTTGTTTGACATGGAGTATCTCAAAGCTTTTCAAGAACGAGATTAAACAAGGAGCGCGAGTTTTGGGTACGAACTGTGACGTAAGGTATGAGCTATACCCTTTTCTTAGAagttaa
- the LOC108829699 gene encoding molybdenum cofactor sulfurase, whose protein sequence is MSSHSSIQEACFSVCCSSPFSSHSMTQEQEEELEFSVIAPGASFITKDIRFTSQESLPPLRTSFYDLITAFPDYLQTNQADHLRSTDYQNLSCSSRHVSLSHTGQQQPLFSYSQFRQLSRSNNSLFTLSPTQVSSGKEMLSLARGESLFQSRMRKRITSFMNLEESEYDMILTQDRSSAFKILAELYSFKTNPNLLTVYNYEDEAVEGMIRITEKKGVKPKSAEFSWPSTEIVSEKLKRTMLRSKRRSKEDKRGLFVFPLQSLVTGASYSYSWMSLAQENQWHVLLDTSALGSKDMDTLGLSLFRPDFVICSFTEVLGQDDDDLTGIGCLFVKKSSSQALSETPGGITDPANLTVVKAEPNWKTRNDETTLRDHNEASTSAIEIEEDDKAIIEFRSLDHADSLGLILISRRLKSLTLWLVRALTCLKHPGSHETETPLVEICGPKTRPDRGASVSFNVFDWQGEKVDPLMVERLAEREKIRLRCAYLQKIGGSVGNKKRRDEARDGQSMSSRVSVVSVRLGFMTNFDDVFRVWGFVSRFLDADFVEKEKWRKKALEKRQMTGVIV, encoded by the coding sequence ATGAGTTCACACTCCTCCATTCAAGAAGCTTGCTTTAGTGTCTGCTGCTCATCACCATTCTCATCTCACTCCATGACTcaggaacaagaagaagaactcgAGTTCTCAGTAATCGCACCAGGAGCTTCCTTTATAACAAAAGACATCAGATTCACCAGCCAAGAATCTCTCCCTCCTCTCCGCACATCTTTCTACGACCTAATCACAGCTTTTCCTGATTACTTGCAGACGAACCAAGCCGATCATCTCCGATCTACAGACTACCAAAACCTCTCGTGCTCCTCTCGCCACGTGTCGTTATCCCACACCGGACAACAACAGCCCTTGTTCTCTTACTCACAGTTCCGACAACTCTCCCGTTCGAATAACTCTCTCTTTACCTTGTCTCCCACGCAAGTGAGCTCCGGTAAAGAAATGTTATCACTCGCGAGGGGAGAATCTCTGTTTCAGTCGAGGATGAGGAAGAGAATCACGAGTTTTATGAATCTTGAAGAATCTGAATATGACATGATACTAACTCAAGACCGCTCCTCTGCTTTCAAGATCCTAGCGGAGCTCTACTCTTTCAAAACGAATCCGAATCTTCTCACTGTCTACAACTACGAAGACGAAGCAGTCGAGGGCATGATCAGAATCACGGAGAAGAAGGGTGTGAAGCCCAAATCAGCAGAGTTCTCGTGGCCGAGCACTGAGATTGTGTCGGAGAAACTGAAGAGGACAATGTTGAGGAGCAAGAGAAGAAGCAAAGAAGACAAAAGAGGACTCTTTGTGTTTCCACTTCAGTCTCTTGTCACAGGAGCTTCGTATTCTTACTCGTGGATGAGTTTAGCTCAAGAGAACCAATGGCATGTGCTGCTTGATACCTCTGCTTTGGGTTCTAAAGACATGGACACTTTAGGTCTTTCTCTGTTCCGACCAGATTTTGTGATATGTTCTTTTACAGAGGTTTTAGGgcaagatgatgatgatcttaCTGGTATCGGTTGCTTGTTCGTCAAGAAATCTAGCTCTCAAGCTTTGTCGGAAACACCGGGAGGCATCACGGATCCTGCAAATCTCACGGTAGTAAAAGCAGAGCCAAATTGGAAAACAAGAAATGACGAAACTACCCTTCGGGACCACAACGAGGCGTCTACGTCTGCCATTGAGATCGAGGAAGACGACAAAGCAATAATTGAGTTTCGAAGCTTAGATCACGCGGACTCTCTCGGTCTGATACTGATCAGTCGAAGGTTAAAGTCTTTGACTTTATGGTTGGTCCGAGCGTTGACGTGTCTGAAACATCCAGGCTCTCACGAAACAGAGACGCCTCTGGTCGAAATCTGCGGACCGAAGACGAGACCGGACCGGGGAGCGTCTGTTTCGTTCAACGTCTTCGATTGGCAAGGAGAGAAGGTCGATCCTTTGATGGTGGAGAGGCTGGCGGAGAGGGAGAAGATCCGTTTGCGATGCGCGTATTTGCAGAAGATTGGTGGTAGCGTGGGAAACAAGAAACGAAGAGATGAAGCGAGAGATGGGCAGAGTATGAGTTCGAGAGTGTCGGTGGTGAGTGTTAGGTTAGGGTTTATGACGAACTTTGATGATGTTTTTAGGGTTTGGGGGTTTGTGTCGAGGTTCTTGGATGCGGATTTTGTGGAGAAAGAGAAGTGGAGAAAGAAAGCTCTTGAGAAAAGACAAATGACAGGCGTAATAGTTTGA